One window of the Dehalococcoidia bacterium genome contains the following:
- a CDS encoding GatB/YqeY domain-containing protein, whose amino-acid sequence MSLQERITSDLHKAQKQGDKSRVSALRLIISGIQYAEIAKGASLDEAGVIDVFNKEVKQRRESIEEFAKGNRGDLVEKEKIELAILLEYLPKQLSREEVTAIVKQVINEVGAKGPGDKGKVMSRLMPQVKGKADGREAGSVVDEILAAL is encoded by the coding sequence ATGTCGCTTCAGGAACGAATTACATCCGATTTACATAAAGCGCAGAAACAGGGAGATAAATCCCGCGTGTCTGCGCTTCGTCTTATTATATCCGGCATTCAATACGCTGAAATCGCTAAGGGCGCTTCTCTGGATGAGGCCGGCGTGATAGATGTTTTTAATAAGGAAGTTAAACAGCGGCGTGAGAGCATTGAAGAGTTTGCCAAAGGCAACCGCGGTGACCTGGTGGAAAAAGAGAAAATCGAATTAGCTATATTGCTCGAATATCTGCCCAAGCAGCTGAGCCGCGAAGAAGTTACCGCGATTGTCAAACAGGTAATAAATGAGGTGGGGGCCAAGGGCCCCGGCGATAAAGGCAAGGTGATGTCCAGGCTTATGCCGCAGGTTAAGGGAAAGGCGGATGGGCGCGAGGCGGGCTCTGTCGTGGATGAGATCCTTGCCGCCTTGTAG
- a CDS encoding thioesterase family protein translates to MARVEIKLPERTDYSFDVEVRMSDVNAGAHLGNHNLVSMLNEAHLKFMKHIGFPDLLVEGKAFINTDLAIVYKSESFYGDILQVDVTAADLGKYGCDIVCRVTNKTQKRLAAIAKLGMAFFDYQERKIAEVPESFKKAILS, encoded by the coding sequence TTGGCTAGAGTAGAGATAAAACTGCCGGAGAGAACGGACTACTCCTTCGATGTCGAGGTGCGCATGTCCGATGTCAATGCCGGGGCCCATCTCGGCAATCATAACCTGGTGTCGATGCTTAACGAGGCGCACCTGAAATTCATGAAGCACATCGGTTTTCCCGATCTTCTGGTTGAAGGGAAGGCATTCATCAACACAGACCTTGCCATCGTTTACAAATCGGAGAGTTTCTACGGCGATATCCTGCAGGTCGATGTGACCGCGGCTGATCTGGGCAAGTACGGCTGCGATATCGTTTGCCGCGTAACTAACAAGACTCAGAAACGGCTGGCGGCTATCGCAAAGCTGGGCATGGCGTTCTTCGATTATCAGGAACGCAAGATAGCCGAGGTGCCGGAATCGTTCAAGAAAGCGATTTTGAGCTAG
- the rplI gene encoding 50S ribosomal protein L9, with amino-acid sequence MKVVLIQEVPGLGNVGDVKEVSGGYGRNYLIPRGYAQFATTDSLKRVDNLRAKEDKRQKALNMEMADFAKQLEGLEVVIKAKVGGQERLYGSVTGADIADYVKQLTGQEIDKRKVLLPEAIHKVGEYGVSVKLSRDLAPKLKVLVVDEKAEAKAEIKAEGKEEPESNPEETAAS; translated from the coding sequence ATGAAAGTAGTATTGATTCAGGAAGTCCCGGGTTTAGGAAATGTGGGAGATGTTAAAGAAGTGTCGGGCGGATACGGCCGCAACTATCTTATCCCCAGGGGTTATGCGCAGTTCGCTACTACCGATAGTCTGAAAAGGGTGGATAATCTGAGGGCCAAGGAAGATAAACGTCAGAAGGCCCTGAACATGGAGATGGCGGACTTCGCTAAGCAGTTGGAAGGTTTGGAAGTAGTAATTAAGGCCAAAGTGGGAGGGCAGGAAAGGCTGTACGGCTCGGTCACAGGGGCGGACATTGCCGATTACGTTAAGCAGTTGACCGGCCAGGAGATAGATAAACGAAAGGTTCTCTTGCCTGAGGCTATCCATAAAGTCGGCGAGTACGGGGTGTCCGTTAAGCTGTCGAGAGACCTTGCTCCCAAGCTGAAGGTATTAGTGGTTGATGAAAAGGCGGAGGCCAAGGCTGAGATTAAGGCGGAGGGTAAGGAAGAGCCGGAGTCAAATCCGGAGGAGACGGCCGCAAGTTAG
- the holB gene encoding DNA polymerase III subunit delta': protein MWNIVGHEAAVRLLDNSLKNDRLSHAYVFIGPAQVGKMTLAISLAQALNCESGDRPCGTCASCSRIMASQHADVQIIDTTGRTEVSIDQIRELERYASLKPFEGRCRVFIIDNAELMSSEATNCLLKTLEEPPPFVYIILLSANEKSLLSTILSRCQKLELRPVAVSDIKNALIEHWSVKPDDARVLSRLSSGCMGWAVQASSDPETLESRKEHIETLIDIAKSDRIDKFSYSASIAGRFSKNRAEVQKLLSLWISWWRDLLLIKSGCRDIITNVDFRETLFREEACYDIIDISNFIASLIQTGILLKNNANPRLVLDVLILDMPRRKVADTVKP from the coding sequence ATGTGGAACATTGTAGGACATGAAGCGGCAGTTAGGCTGCTGGATAACAGCCTGAAGAACGACAGGCTGTCTCATGCTTACGTATTCATAGGCCCGGCGCAGGTGGGCAAGATGACGCTGGCAATCAGTCTGGCGCAGGCATTGAACTGCGAGAGCGGCGACAGGCCGTGCGGGACATGCGCCTCATGCAGTCGCATAATGGCTTCACAGCATGCCGACGTGCAGATCATCGATACGACTGGCAGAACCGAGGTGTCGATAGATCAGATAAGGGAACTGGAGCGTTACGCCTCGCTGAAGCCTTTCGAGGGCCGATGCCGGGTATTCATCATCGACAACGCCGAACTGATGTCATCCGAGGCGACGAACTGCCTACTGAAGACTCTTGAAGAGCCCCCTCCCTTCGTGTACATCATCCTGCTGTCCGCCAACGAGAAATCTCTGTTGTCCACAATACTATCGCGCTGCCAGAAACTGGAGCTCAGGCCGGTAGCCGTATCCGATATTAAGAATGCCCTGATAGAACACTGGAGCGTTAAGCCTGACGACGCCCGTGTGTTGTCCAGGCTGTCATCGGGCTGCATGGGCTGGGCAGTTCAAGCCTCCTCCGACCCGGAGACATTGGAGAGCCGCAAAGAGCATATAGAAACGCTCATCGACATCGCCAAGTCAGACCGTATCGACAAATTTTCATACTCGGCAAGTATAGCCGGCCGGTTCAGCAAGAACCGCGCCGAGGTGCAGAAGCTGCTATCATTATGGATAAGCTGGTGGCGCGACTTGCTCCTGATAAAGAGCGGATGCCGCGACATTATAACTAACGTTGATTTCAGGGAAACGCTCTTTCGCGAGGAAGCCTGTTATGACATAATAGATATCAGTAATTTCATAGCGAGCCTGATCCAGACAGGAATATTACTGAAGAACAACGCCAACCCGCGGCTTGTGCTCGATGTGTTGATACTGGACATGCCCAGGAGAAAGGTTGCTGATACTGTAAAGCCATGA
- a CDS encoding stage 0 sporulation family protein gives MSEVIGIRFKNAGKIYYFDPSGVIAGINEWVVVETGRGPELGKVVVAPKQVLDGELTEPLKPVLRKAVDDDFKKRDEFTIKEREILDNCIKISNKLNLPMKFITAECNLDGTRITVYFSAEGRIDFRDLLKELTSTCRIRVELRQVGPRDEAKLLGGHGKCGLPLCCASFLSEFSPVSIKMAKEQDLPLNPTKISGTCGRLLCCLSYESSQYRAMKEKLPPVGQQVSTPVGTGTVIGGNPLKETVSVRLESEAVVEVPLEELSSDRERQSRPPRNPRRRRG, from the coding sequence ATGAGCGAAGTGATAGGTATAAGATTCAAGAACGCCGGTAAGATTTACTACTTCGATCCGTCGGGTGTAATCGCCGGCATCAATGAATGGGTCGTCGTCGAAACCGGGCGAGGGCCGGAGCTGGGCAAGGTGGTCGTAGCCCCAAAGCAGGTCCTCGACGGCGAGTTGACCGAGCCGCTCAAACCCGTCCTGCGCAAAGCCGTGGATGATGACTTCAAGAAGCGCGATGAATTCACTATCAAAGAGCGCGAGATACTAGATAACTGTATAAAGATAAGCAATAAACTCAATCTGCCCATGAAGTTCATCACGGCGGAGTGCAATCTCGACGGCACGCGCATCACGGTCTACTTCAGCGCCGAAGGACGCATCGACTTCCGCGACCTGCTCAAGGAACTGACGTCGACGTGCCGGATACGCGTCGAACTGCGCCAGGTGGGCCCGCGGGATGAGGCCAAGCTCCTCGGCGGCCATGGCAAGTGCGGCCTGCCGCTTTGCTGCGCCTCGTTCCTCTCCGAGTTCAGTCCCGTCTCTATAAAGATGGCCAAAGAACAGGATCTTCCGCTTAACCCCACCAAGATATCCGGCACCTGCGGCAGGCTTCTGTGCTGTCTGAGTTACGAAAGCAGCCAGTACCGCGCCATGAAAGAAAAACTGCCGCCCGTCGGCCAGCAGGTAAGCACGCCTGTTGGAACAGGAACAGTTATAGGAGGAAATCCCCTGAAGGAGACGGTATCGGTCCGGCTTGAGAGCGAGGCTGTAGTAGAAGTCCCTCTTGAAGAACTAAGCAGCGATCGGGAGAGACAATCCAGACCGCCCAGGAACCCGAGAAGGAGAAGGGGTTAA
- a CDS encoding 2Fe-2S iron-sulfur cluster-binding protein — MTANKVNIVIDGTAVQAREGQKLLFAALDAGIYIPNLCAIRDATPHAGCRLCLVEIDGRPDPVTSCTENVIEGMIVHTDTPRVRRLQHTAFEMIMASHPVDCKNCPKHGKCELHRIAAFLKTSLKTKRLRKKERSYPIDDSHPDITIDRNKCVLCGKCVWACVEKRGIGALNYAFRSDRTIIDTFCGDRLADTACDGCGLCADLCPVSSIIRKY, encoded by the coding sequence ATGACAGCAAATAAGGTAAATATCGTTATCGACGGGACAGCCGTTCAAGCGCGGGAGGGTCAGAAGCTGCTCTTCGCCGCGCTGGATGCCGGTATTTATATTCCGAATCTCTGCGCCATCCGCGACGCAACGCCGCATGCCGGCTGCCGCCTGTGCCTTGTCGAGATCGACGGGCGACCTGACCCTGTGACGTCGTGCACCGAGAACGTTATCGAGGGTATGATTGTACATACCGACACGCCGCGCGTTCGCAGACTGCAGCACACGGCGTTCGAGATGATCATGGCATCGCATCCCGTTGACTGCAAGAACTGTCCAAAACACGGCAAGTGCGAACTGCACCGTATCGCCGCCTTCCTAAAAACAAGCCTAAAGACTAAGCGTCTGCGCAAAAAGGAGCGAAGCTATCCTATAGACGACAGCCATCCCGACATCACTATCGACCGTAATAAATGCGTTCTATGCGGCAAATGCGTGTGGGCCTGCGTTGAAAAAAGGGGTATCGGCGCACTCAACTATGCGTTCCGCAGCGACCGCACCATAATCGATACGTTCTGCGGGGACAGGCTGGCGGACACCGCCTGCGACGGATGCGGGCTTTGTGCCGATTTATGTCCAGTATCTTCCATTATTAGAAAATATTGA
- the rpsU gene encoding 30S ribosomal protein S21 → MAEVRLGDHESFEELLRRFSRKVQQAGILSEYRRREHFEKPSIARKKKAAAKRRKSGRSSSGFSKG, encoded by the coding sequence GTGGCGGAGGTGAGACTCGGAGACCATGAGAGCTTTGAGGAGTTGCTCAGAAGGTTCAGCCGAAAGGTTCAACAGGCGGGGATTCTCTCTGAATATCGTCGCAGAGAGCACTTTGAGAAGCCGAGCATCGCTCGAAAGAAGAAGGCGGCTGCCAAGAGAAGGAAGTCCGGCAGGAGTTCCAGCGGCTTTTCTAAAGGTTAG
- a CDS encoding DnaD domain protein: protein MKPFDGFQKNTRYTPLPNVFFSRIAPDVQDAAELKVILHIFYLLYQKKGYPKYVADAELLSDKELVSGVGGSEALHRGLRQALDRGVLVRCELERGGQPVALYLLNSEEGREACSMIKNGEIDVAAVPVREACGEVVAEPNIFELYERNIGMLTPMIGDELKEAEQIYPASWIEDAFREAVSRNKRSWKYIETILKRWASEGRGDGETGRDSKEDPDRYVKGKYGHIVKR, encoded by the coding sequence ATGAAGCCCTTTGACGGCTTCCAGAAGAATACGCGGTACACGCCGCTGCCGAACGTCTTCTTCAGCCGTATAGCGCCCGATGTACAGGACGCGGCCGAGCTTAAGGTTATACTGCATATATTCTATTTGCTTTATCAGAAGAAGGGTTATCCTAAATATGTCGCCGATGCCGAGCTTTTAAGCGATAAGGAACTGGTGTCTGGTGTCGGCGGTTCCGAGGCTCTGCACCGCGGTTTGCGGCAGGCGCTGGATCGTGGCGTTTTGGTTCGATGCGAGCTTGAGCGCGGGGGTCAGCCTGTCGCGTTATACCTACTCAACTCGGAGGAGGGGCGTGAGGCGTGCTCCATGATAAAGAACGGCGAAATCGATGTCGCGGCTGTCCCCGTTCGCGAGGCTTGCGGGGAAGTGGTGGCGGAGCCGAATATCTTTGAGCTGTACGAGCGCAATATCGGGATGCTGACCCCGATGATCGGCGATGAATTGAAAGAGGCGGAGCAGATATATCCCGCCTCCTGGATAGAGGACGCGTTCCGCGAGGCGGTGAGCAGGAACAAGCGAAGCTGGAAATACATCGAAACGATCTTGAAACGCTGGGCCAGCGAGGGCAGGGGAGATGGAGAAACTGGGAGAGATTCTAAAGAAGACCCCGACAGGTACGTCAAAGGCAAGTACGGGCACATCGTCAAGCGCTGA
- a CDS encoding lipocalin-like domain-containing protein — MTLVKEFVGTWKLKSYEVRWASGKVSYPFGESPEGRLTYTEEGFVAVNIMATSRRNFEARELKLGTAEEKVAAAETYISYSGRYGLDGDKIRHHVDVCLFPNWVGKDQVRIYDLQGDTLALKTIPDPRDEQGRQGYLIWERIK, encoded by the coding sequence GTGACGTTGGTGAAAGAATTCGTTGGTACCTGGAAACTTAAGTCGTACGAGGTCAGGTGGGCCAGCGGCAAGGTGAGCTATCCCTTCGGTGAGAGTCCGGAGGGCCGATTAACTTATACTGAAGAAGGCTTTGTTGCGGTTAACATAATGGCGACAAGCCGCCGCAATTTCGAGGCGCGTGAGCTGAAGCTGGGAACGGCTGAGGAAAAAGTCGCCGCCGCAGAGACATACATATCGTACAGCGGCAGGTATGGACTGGATGGAGACAAAATTCGACATCACGTAGACGTATGTCTATTTCCGAACTGGGTCGGCAAAGATCAGGTGCGCATCTACGATTTGCAGGGCGATACGCTGGCTCTTAAGACCATACCTGATCCAAGGGATGAGCAGGGGAGGCAGGGGTATCTGATCTGGGAGAGGATCAAATAA
- a CDS encoding ATP-binding protein, which produces MEKLGEILKKTPTGTSKASTGTSSSAEAGDTGNECPLCKGAGFVYPMLDSGRPDYSRVVACKCGKDEMDGERVERLRRDSGDLALKLLRSMTFDTFDPKRDNLPREQQENLSKAYKTARDYAQHLDGWLVFLGPNGCGKTHLAASIGNYQLEKGNPVYFKVVPDLLDHLRSAFGPESRSTYDEIFERVKNAPLLILDDFGEQASTPWAQEKLYQVINYRYNAQLPTVITSCFSLEDIEMRISSRLADIRLSTSFNINVPDYRSDLSPSEAGKQQSRRTRRTR; this is translated from the coding sequence ATGGAGAAACTGGGAGAGATTCTAAAGAAGACCCCGACAGGTACGTCAAAGGCAAGTACGGGCACATCGTCAAGCGCTGAAGCCGGAGATACGGGGAATGAGTGCCCTCTTTGCAAGGGCGCCGGTTTCGTGTATCCGATGCTCGATTCCGGGCGGCCCGATTATTCCAGGGTCGTTGCGTGCAAGTGCGGCAAGGACGAGATGGACGGCGAGAGGGTGGAACGCCTGCGCCGCGACAGCGGGGACCTGGCGCTGAAGCTTCTCAGGAGTATGACATTCGATACTTTCGATCCGAAGCGCGATAACCTCCCCAGGGAACAGCAGGAGAATCTGAGCAAGGCTTATAAGACGGCCCGTGACTACGCCCAGCATCTGGACGGATGGCTTGTTTTTCTCGGCCCCAACGGCTGCGGCAAAACCCACCTCGCTGCGTCTATCGGCAACTATCAGTTGGAGAAGGGTAATCCGGTCTATTTCAAGGTCGTTCCCGATCTGCTTGACCACCTGCGCTCCGCGTTCGGGCCGGAGAGCAGGTCGACTTATGATGAAATATTTGAGAGGGTCAAGAACGCTCCTCTGCTGATACTTGATGACTTTGGGGAGCAGGCCAGTACGCCTTGGGCGCAGGAGAAGCTGTATCAGGTCATCAACTACCGCTACAACGCGCAGTTGCCGACCGTTATAACCTCCTGCTTCTCGCTGGAGGACATCGAGATGAGGATAAGCTCGCGGCTGGCCGATATAAGGCTGAGCACATCCTTCAATATAAACGTTCCGGATTATCGCTCCGACCTGTCGCCGTCCGAGGCCGGTAAGCAACAGAGCCGTCGAACGCGGAGGACGCGTTAG
- a CDS encoding NADH-quinone oxidoreductase subunit NuoF: MAKRSINNAAQTIFERLYTEAVSACKRASADDRISITIGTATCGRAAGALDTMQTLRDELERRKIDATLVEVGCRGYCYAEPLVVISKPGYPPICYGYVTPGVAERLVSDFIVGNDPCLEFALGALEENEEIPSIFDQPRFQHEQRNLLRHCGEIDPDDIDQYVATGGYSALAKALDMPPQNIIDEIGKSGLRGLGGAGFPAADKWQLCHDTPGDIRYVICNADEGDPGAFMDRTILESDPHSVIEGMTIAAYAIGSSKGYVYVREEYPLAVKRIDNAIKHARTKKLLGGDILGSGFAFDIEVFQGAGAFVCGEATALIASLEGKRGWPRSRPPRTAVRGLWNKPTLINNVKTLAYVPLIIERGDAWFSSTGTGDSKGTAVFALAGKVLNTGLTEVPMGTTLRQIVYDIGGGIPNGRKLKAVQIGGPSGGCLPEKLLDLPVDFDSLEHAGGMMGSGGMVVLDEDNCIVETARYFLEFTRSESCGKCTFCRLGTVQMLDILEDITRGNSKLDDLSLIEELAADIKEGSLCGLGQSAPNPILTTLRYFKEEYEAHIIEKRCPAKVCPELTATYIVPDKCERSCDACVGTCPTEAIFTGKSGIKVIDQEKCVKCDTCITACPPQYKAIVKISPLSELPPSEPSPIAKGSNDSK; this comes from the coding sequence ATGGCGAAAAGAAGCATAAATAACGCGGCGCAAACGATATTCGAGAGGCTTTATACGGAAGCCGTTTCCGCATGCAAACGCGCTTCTGCCGACGACCGCATATCCATCACGATAGGAACCGCCACCTGCGGGCGCGCCGCCGGCGCGCTGGACACCATGCAGACACTTCGTGACGAACTCGAGCGCAGAAAAATCGACGCAACGCTCGTCGAGGTCGGCTGCAGGGGCTACTGCTACGCCGAGCCGCTCGTGGTCATTTCCAAACCGGGATACCCGCCGATATGCTACGGATACGTCACACCCGGCGTTGCCGAAAGACTGGTGAGCGACTTCATCGTCGGCAACGACCCGTGCCTTGAGTTCGCTCTAGGCGCGCTGGAGGAGAACGAAGAGATTCCATCGATCTTCGACCAGCCCAGGTTTCAACATGAACAACGCAATCTCCTGCGCCACTGCGGCGAGATCGATCCGGATGATATCGACCAGTACGTTGCTACCGGAGGCTACAGCGCGCTGGCGAAAGCCCTAGATATGCCGCCGCAGAATATAATCGATGAGATCGGTAAATCGGGACTGCGCGGCCTCGGCGGCGCCGGCTTCCCCGCCGCGGACAAATGGCAGCTCTGCCACGATACTCCGGGCGACATACGATATGTCATCTGTAACGCGGACGAGGGCGACCCCGGCGCCTTCATGGACCGCACTATACTAGAGAGCGATCCGCATTCCGTCATCGAGGGAATGACTATTGCCGCCTATGCAATCGGCTCATCGAAAGGTTACGTATACGTGCGCGAAGAGTACCCACTGGCGGTGAAACGCATCGATAATGCTATAAAACATGCCAGGACTAAAAAGCTCCTCGGCGGCGACATCCTAGGCAGCGGATTCGCGTTCGACATCGAGGTTTTCCAAGGGGCGGGAGCCTTTGTCTGCGGCGAAGCGACCGCGCTCATCGCATCGCTGGAGGGAAAACGCGGCTGGCCGCGATCGCGCCCGCCGCGAACCGCGGTGCGTGGATTATGGAATAAGCCGACGCTTATTAACAATGTAAAAACGCTGGCCTACGTGCCGCTGATTATCGAGCGGGGCGACGCATGGTTCTCAAGCACCGGCACGGGCGACTCGAAGGGCACCGCCGTATTCGCTCTCGCAGGCAAGGTGCTCAACACCGGCCTGACCGAAGTGCCCATGGGTACTACACTGCGACAAATAGTTTACGACATAGGCGGCGGCATACCGAACGGCAGGAAACTCAAGGCGGTGCAGATAGGCGGACCGTCCGGCGGCTGCCTTCCGGAAAAGCTGCTCGATCTGCCTGTCGACTTTGACTCGCTGGAGCACGCCGGCGGCATGATGGGCTCGGGCGGTATGGTAGTGCTCGACGAGGACAACTGCATTGTGGAGACGGCGCGCTACTTCCTGGAGTTCACCCGCAGCGAGTCCTGCGGGAAATGCACCTTCTGCCGATTGGGAACAGTCCAGATGCTCGACATCCTCGAAGATATAACAAGAGGCAATAGCAAGTTGGACGACCTTTCTCTTATCGAGGAACTGGCAGCCGACATCAAGGAAGGTTCTCTGTGCGGGCTGGGCCAGTCCGCGCCCAATCCGATCCTGACAACGCTTAGGTATTTCAAGGAAGAATATGAGGCTCACATTATCGAGAAGCGATGTCCGGCAAAGGTCTGCCCGGAACTGACCGCGACCTACATCGTGCCGGACAAGTGCGAGCGTTCCTGCGACGCCTGCGTAGGCACCTGCCCGACCGAGGCTATCTTCACCGGAAAGAGCGGCATCAAGGTCATCGACCAGGAGAAGTGCGTCAAATGCGACACCTGCATCACCGCCTGCCCGCCGCAGTACAAGGCCATAGTCAAGATATCGCCGCTGAGCGAATTGCCGCCATCCGAGCCAAGTCCTATTGCAAAAGGTTCCAATGACAGCAAATAA
- the dnaB gene encoding replicative DNA helicase gives MTTDKLPPHDIEAEEAVLGSLLVDSGAIYKITTVIAPEDFYREKNLWVYQACCDLYERNEAIDQVTVAHELSRAARLEAVGGAAYLSHLVSNVATSVHIEHYAQIVHRLSVMRRLISAASQIESIGYGAGPDVDEAISKAEDVLVRLRHGERPREFVPIKDLLNTYFEDTEIKSFEGDVVFTGYKALDNRLGGLRRSDMIVLAARPSLGKTSLALGIARNAAVNQKAKVAIFSIEMSHEQIVQRFLASEAGVDSHRLRLGEQTEAEERKMMDATGVLSEALIFIDDSPTLSVIEMKSKARQLHFERGVDLLIVDYIQLMHGNGRDNRVQEMTEISRSIKQMARELNVPVIAVSQLSRAAEQRQTHRPQLSDLRESGSIEQDADVVMFIYREDTYTKEDQWEKEHPGEKYPRGVADIIIAKHRNGPIGEEKLRFLSNTVRFTDYEVERAA, from the coding sequence ATGACCACTGATAAATTGCCTCCGCATGATATCGAAGCAGAGGAGGCCGTGCTCGGCTCTCTTCTGGTGGACAGCGGGGCGATTTATAAAATAACCACTGTAATCGCACCCGAGGACTTTTACCGCGAGAAAAACCTGTGGGTTTATCAAGCCTGCTGCGACCTGTACGAGAGGAACGAGGCTATAGATCAGGTCACAGTGGCTCATGAATTGAGCCGCGCGGCGCGGCTGGAGGCGGTAGGCGGGGCGGCGTATTTAAGCCACCTGGTGTCCAACGTAGCAACTTCCGTTCATATCGAGCATTACGCTCAGATAGTACACCGTTTGTCCGTGATGCGGCGATTGATCAGCGCAGCCTCGCAGATCGAATCGATAGGCTACGGCGCCGGGCCTGATGTTGATGAGGCCATCTCCAAGGCGGAGGACGTCCTGGTGCGACTGCGCCACGGCGAACGTCCGCGTGAATTCGTTCCGATAAAGGATCTGCTTAACACCTATTTTGAAGATACCGAGATCAAATCCTTTGAGGGTGACGTGGTGTTCACCGGGTATAAGGCGCTCGATAACCGTCTTGGCGGCCTGCGCCGCTCCGATATGATCGTTCTTGCCGCCCGGCCCAGCCTGGGCAAGACAAGTCTGGCCCTGGGCATCGCCAGGAACGCCGCGGTCAATCAGAAGGCCAAGGTGGCTATATTCAGTATAGAAATGTCGCATGAGCAGATCGTGCAGCGCTTCCTCGCCAGCGAAGCCGGCGTGGACTCGCACAGGCTGCGTCTCGGCGAACAGACGGAGGCGGAGGAACGCAAGATGATGGACGCCACCGGCGTTCTGTCGGAGGCTCTGATCTTTATCGATGATTCCCCTACACTTAGTGTTATAGAGATGAAGTCCAAGGCTCGGCAGCTTCACTTCGAAAGAGGCGTGGATCTCTTGATAGTCGATTATATACAGCTGATGCACGGAAACGGCAGGGATAACCGCGTTCAGGAGATGACAGAGATATCGCGCTCCATAAAGCAGATGGCCCGCGAATTGAACGTGCCGGTGATCGCCGTGTCCCAGTTGTCGCGCGCCGCCGAGCAGCGCCAGACTCACCGGCCGCAGCTTTCCGATTTGAGAGAGAGCGGCTCCATCGAGCAGGATGCCGATGTAGTTATGTTCATATATCGCGAGGATACATATACCAAAGAGGACCAGTGGGAGAAGGAGCATCCCGGCGAAAAATATCCCAGGGGCGTAGCCGATATCATCATCGCTAAGCACCGCAATGGTCCTATCGGGGAGGAAAAGCTGCGTTTCCTGTCGAACACGGTGAGGTTTACGGATTATGAAGTGGAGAGGGCGGCATGA
- a CDS encoding HNH endonuclease: MINSPVLVLNQNYEPLNIARVRRALVLVMMGKAETIENGSGVIRTSNETVEIPSVIRLLYLVKRPRHEKRLTRREVFRRDQQTCQYCGKETKNLTLDHVLPRHRGGKHVWDNVASACFQCNNRKAGRTPQEAGMKLINKPCAPYSSGYYVSIEYMQRHDGWKKFLPMHRERVAGEV, encoded by the coding sequence ATGATCAATTCTCCCGTACTCGTACTGAATCAGAACTACGAGCCGCTCAATATTGCGCGCGTGCGTAGGGCTTTAGTGCTGGTGATGATGGGGAAAGCGGAGACTATTGAGAACGGTTCGGGCGTCATACGCACATCCAACGAAACCGTGGAGATTCCCTCGGTGATACGGCTGCTGTACCTGGTGAAGCGGCCGCGACACGAGAAGCGGCTGACCAGGCGGGAGGTATTTCGCAGGGATCAGCAGACCTGCCAGTATTGCGGCAAGGAGACGAAGAATCTCACCCTGGACCATGTTCTCCCCCGTCACCGAGGGGGCAAGCACGTATGGGATAACGTGGCCAGCGCCTGTTTTCAGTGTAACAACCGCAAGGCAGGGCGCACTCCGCAGGAGGCAGGGATGAAGCTGATAAACAAGCCGTGCGCGCCTTACTCCAGCGGATACTATGTGTCTATAGAATATATGCAGCGGCACGACGGGTGGAAAAAGTTCTTACCGATGCATCGGGAGAGGGTGGCCGGGGAGGTTTAA
- a CDS encoding NAD(P)H-dependent oxidoreductase subunit E: MSKESSIKQIVDAIVPRQTGRGDLIPVLQNTQARLGWLPREAMAAIADKLGLQNSEVYSVATFYNQFRLTPPGRNQIKVCLGTACQIKGGRIILDSWKRELNLEEGKTSADREYSLERVACVGCCAMAPVTVVNNNIEAKVSPTRVKGILLDFELKKKKRNGEKKHK; encoded by the coding sequence TTGAGCAAAGAGTCATCTATAAAACAAATCGTCGATGCGATTGTCCCGCGTCAGACGGGACGCGGCGATCTAATCCCCGTGTTGCAAAACACACAGGCCAGGCTGGGCTGGCTGCCGCGCGAGGCCATGGCCGCGATAGCCGATAAGCTGGGATTGCAAAACAGCGAGGTTTACTCGGTTGCGACCTTCTACAACCAGTTCCGTCTCACGCCGCCCGGCAGAAATCAGATCAAGGTCTGCCTGGGAACCGCCTGCCAGATCAAAGGCGGCAGGATAATCCTCGACTCATGGAAACGTGAGCTCAACCTCGAAGAAGGCAAGACCAGCGCCGACCGTGAGTACAGTCTGGAGCGCGTGGCCTGCGTCGGCTGCTGCGCCATGGCGCCTGTTACCGTGGTCAATAACAATATCGAAGCAAAGGTCTCGCCAACACGCGTCAAGGGCATCCTGCTCGATTTCGAACTGAAAAAGAAAAAACGGAATGGCGAAAAGAAGCATAAATAA